One Granulicella sp. 5B5 DNA window includes the following coding sequences:
- a CDS encoding M20/M25/M40 family metallo-hydrolase translates to MAQRFNIYAIPNELAEQGIVPTIVFSTHMDTVPPFLGPCREDATHLHGRGTCDAKGIIAAQIAAAEQLRKQGILVGLLFVVGEERDSAGAKIANELITTWPARPRFLINGEPTDNRIAIASKGALRVELYAHGKAAHSAYPELGSSAIDKLLAALHDIQQLPLPIVEGIGDSTLNVGLIHGGRAPNVIADKAEAHLLIRLVDDGESTMAAIVAAAANRCEVRFTLKLPFVQMRSFPGFETMVAKFTTDIPALTNWGEPFLLGPGSIHVAHTPDEKISKQELLDCVDLYVKLATQLTH, encoded by the coding sequence ATGGCCCAGCGCTTCAACATCTACGCCATCCCCAACGAGCTCGCAGAGCAGGGAATCGTCCCCACTATCGTCTTCTCCACCCACATGGACACCGTGCCGCCCTTCCTCGGCCCCTGCCGCGAAGACGCCACCCACCTCCACGGCCGCGGCACCTGCGACGCCAAGGGCATCATCGCCGCCCAGATCGCCGCCGCCGAGCAGCTCCGCAAGCAGGGCATCCTTGTCGGCCTACTCTTCGTCGTCGGCGAAGAGCGCGACTCCGCCGGCGCCAAGATCGCCAACGAGCTCATCACCACATGGCCAGCCCGCCCACGCTTCCTCATCAACGGCGAGCCCACCGACAACCGCATCGCCATCGCCAGCAAGGGCGCACTCCGCGTCGAGCTCTACGCCCACGGCAAAGCCGCCCACTCCGCCTACCCGGAGTTAGGTTCATCGGCTATCGACAAGCTTCTCGCCGCCCTCCACGACATCCAGCAGCTCCCACTCCCCATCGTCGAAGGCATCGGAGACTCCACCCTCAACGTCGGCCTCATCCACGGCGGCCGCGCCCCCAACGTCATCGCCGACAAGGCAGAAGCCCACCTCCTCATCCGCCTCGTCGACGACGGCGAGTCAACCATGGCCGCCATCGTCGCAGCCGCCGCCAACCGTTGCGAGGTCAGGTTCACCCTCAAGCTCCCCTTCGTCCAGATGCGCTCTTTCCCCGGCTTCGAGACCATGGTCGCCAAGTTCACCACCGACATCCCCGCGCTCACCAACTGGGGCGAGCCCTTCCTGCTCGGCCCCGGCAGCATCCACGTCGCCCACACTCCCGACGAAAAGATCTCCAAGCAGGAGCTCCTCGACTGCGTCGATCTCTACGTCAAACTCGCCACCCAGCTCACACACTGA
- a CDS encoding alpha/beta family hydrolase → MSDGRSKVVAVEDLIGPVGRLEAILNTGREDALYAAVVAHPHPLGGGTMHNKVVYHAAKAFASFGMPVLRFNFRGVGLSEGVHDGGPGEIDDVRAALDWMDAKFRLPLLFAGFSFGSNVGLRAACGDARVKGLVGLGLPVRAEGRDYTYEFLPACGSVPKLFVCGDHDAYAPMGALEGVLVSAPQPRKIVWVEGADHFFAGVDQSPASKLEVMSGAIRSWVEESFGLKAG, encoded by the coding sequence ATGAGTGATGGAAGGTCGAAGGTGGTGGCGGTAGAGGATTTGATTGGGCCGGTGGGGCGGCTGGAGGCGATCCTGAACACAGGGCGCGAGGATGCGCTGTATGCGGCGGTGGTGGCGCATCCGCATCCGCTGGGTGGTGGGACGATGCACAACAAGGTCGTGTATCACGCGGCCAAGGCGTTTGCGAGCTTTGGGATGCCGGTGCTGCGGTTCAACTTTCGCGGCGTGGGGCTGAGCGAAGGTGTACACGACGGCGGGCCGGGCGAGATTGACGATGTGCGCGCGGCGTTGGACTGGATGGATGCGAAGTTCAGGCTTCCGCTGTTGTTCGCGGGGTTTTCGTTTGGGTCAAATGTGGGGTTGCGGGCGGCTTGTGGGGACGCTCGCGTGAAGGGGCTGGTGGGGCTGGGCCTGCCTGTGCGCGCCGAAGGGCGGGATTACACGTATGAGTTTCTGCCCGCGTGCGGGAGCGTGCCGAAGCTGTTTGTATGCGGAGACCACGACGCCTATGCGCCTATGGGCGCGCTGGAAGGGGTGCTGGTGTCAGCGCCGCAGCCACGGAAAATAGTGTGGGTAGAGGGCGCGGACCACTTTTTTGCAGGAGTGGATCAGTCTCCGGCTTCGAAGCTGGAGGTGATGAGTGGCGCGATCCGCTCGTGGGTGGAAGAGAGCTTCGGGCTGAAAGCTGGCTGA
- the dnaE gene encoding DNA polymerase III subunit alpha, whose protein sequence is MAAEFTHLHLHTDYSLLDGACDVDKLAAHLSKIGQTSAAMTDHGNIFGAVHFFDAMKKKNLKPILGCELYICKEEDHRTKPEADSKYNHLLVLAENEEGYRNLVRLTSEAALHGFYRKPRVSKNFLAKHAEGLIGFSGCLAGEVSQHIMAGNYDKAKQTAGDLETIFGRGNFFLEIQDHGLQPDKAVTEAMFRLEKDLDIPLIATNDSHYIEDQDSRAHEILLCVQTAGSMNDPKRFKFDTNEFYIKSADEMHRLFAHAPETCTRTMQFPERCQLELKKVKDPFPKFECPDGLTLDDYFEQVCREGWRKRRETAVAHLESTGKLRKSIADYEARLTREINTIKQMKFPGYFMIVWDFIRYAREQGIPVGPGRGSAAGSLVAYVMEITDIDPLQNDLLFERFLNPERISMPDIDIDFDMNRRGEVIEYVRRKYGNDQVAQIITFNTMAAKAAIKDVGRALDMPYGEVDRIAKLIPTTIGITIEQALKDNPLLATAYDDPKIRELIDTAMRLEGLVRGAGVHAAGVVIAPQPLTELVPVTRTKDEAIVTSYDMKAVEKMGLLKMDFLGLTTLTVIDDCLKLIHSNRGETVDLATIDLEDTATFEKVFHRALTSGVFQFESGGMRDVLRRYKPNSIEHLTALNALYRPGPMSMIDDFIERKWGRSEVAYTVPELEPLLKETLGVMVYQEQVMQISNVIGGYSLGGADLLRRAMGKKDAAEMEKQRAIFLAGATERKFPKAAAGEIFDQMAKFAGYGFNKSHSAAYSLLAYHTAWLKTHYPVEFMAALLTSETSKPENVVKYIGECKEINIAVVPPDVQVSAASFTPKGDSIVFGLAAIKNVGHNAIESIITARNELQAAGKPGFSSLWEFCEKIDLRLMNKRVLESLCKAGALDAFGPRARVFAALDKAIERAQKSQKDAAAGQHGLFGMFDDPGPANASEDALPPAPDWDEHTRLQNEKDVLGFFVSGHPMDRYREKLRNMKVVDTATACEMKPEPVVFQRGRREEGSNEIQIAGVITGLKVAKSKRSGEMYASAALEDTVGKIELIAFPAAYEKLAEKLKIDVPVLVRGSLRGDEDAAPKLAISAITALEDVKIKLPEALRIRVPLHSPDTELLPKLRAIFQSSPGTGKLMLRLEEPDQFQADLETHGLNVAADVAFIENVEALVGRGAVQIIA, encoded by the coding sequence ATGGCAGCTGAGTTCACGCACCTCCACCTCCACACCGACTACTCACTCCTCGATGGCGCCTGCGACGTCGACAAGCTCGCCGCCCACCTCAGCAAGATCGGTCAGACCTCCGCCGCCATGACCGACCACGGCAACATCTTCGGTGCCGTGCACTTCTTCGACGCCATGAAGAAGAAGAACCTCAAGCCCATCCTCGGCTGCGAGCTCTACATCTGCAAAGAGGAGGACCACCGCACCAAGCCTGAGGCCGACTCCAAGTACAACCACCTCCTCGTCCTCGCCGAAAATGAAGAGGGCTACCGCAATCTCGTCCGCCTCACCTCGGAGGCCGCTCTGCACGGCTTCTACCGCAAGCCGCGCGTCAGCAAAAACTTCCTCGCCAAACACGCCGAAGGCCTCATCGGCTTCTCCGGCTGCCTCGCAGGCGAGGTCTCCCAGCACATCATGGCAGGGAACTACGACAAGGCGAAGCAGACCGCTGGCGACCTCGAAACCATCTTCGGCCGCGGCAACTTCTTCCTCGAGATCCAGGACCACGGCCTGCAACCCGACAAGGCCGTCACCGAGGCCATGTTCCGCCTCGAAAAAGACCTCGACATCCCCCTCATTGCCACCAACGACTCGCACTACATCGAAGACCAGGACTCCCGCGCCCACGAGATCCTCCTCTGCGTGCAGACCGCTGGCAGCATGAACGACCCCAAACGCTTCAAGTTCGACACCAACGAGTTCTACATCAAGTCCGCCGACGAGATGCACCGCCTCTTCGCGCACGCGCCCGAAACCTGTACCCGCACCATGCAGTTTCCGGAGCGCTGCCAGCTTGAGCTCAAGAAAGTCAAAGACCCGTTCCCCAAGTTCGAGTGCCCTGACGGCCTCACCCTCGACGACTACTTCGAGCAGGTCTGCCGCGAGGGTTGGCGCAAGCGCCGCGAAACCGCCGTCGCCCACCTCGAATCCACCGGCAAGCTCCGCAAGTCCATCGCCGACTACGAAGCCCGCCTCACCCGCGAGATCAACACCATCAAGCAGATGAAGTTCCCCGGCTACTTCATGATTGTCTGGGACTTCATCCGCTACGCCCGCGAGCAGGGAATCCCAGTCGGCCCCGGCCGTGGCTCCGCAGCAGGCTCGCTCGTCGCCTACGTCATGGAGATCACCGACATCGATCCCCTCCAGAACGATCTCCTCTTCGAGCGCTTCCTCAACCCCGAACGCATCTCCATGCCCGATATCGACATCGACTTCGATATGAACCGTCGCGGCGAAGTCATCGAATACGTCCGCCGCAAGTACGGCAACGATCAGGTCGCGCAGATCATCACCTTCAACACCATGGCTGCCAAAGCCGCCATCAAGGACGTAGGTCGCGCGCTCGACATGCCCTACGGCGAAGTCGATCGCATCGCCAAGCTCATCCCCACTACCATCGGCATCACCATCGAGCAGGCCCTCAAGGACAACCCACTCCTCGCCACCGCCTACGACGATCCCAAGATCCGCGAACTCATCGACACCGCCATGCGCCTCGAAGGCCTCGTCCGTGGCGCAGGCGTCCACGCCGCTGGCGTCGTCATCGCGCCGCAGCCTCTCACTGAGCTCGTCCCCGTCACCCGCACCAAGGACGAGGCCATCGTCACCAGCTATGACATGAAGGCCGTCGAGAAGATGGGCCTGCTCAAGATGGACTTCCTTGGGCTCACCACGCTCACCGTCATCGACGACTGCCTCAAGCTCATCCACTCCAACCGCGGCGAAACCGTCGACCTCGCCACCATCGACCTCGAAGACACCGCCACCTTTGAGAAGGTCTTCCACCGCGCACTCACCAGCGGAGTCTTCCAGTTTGAATCCGGCGGCATGCGAGATGTCCTTCGCCGCTACAAGCCCAACTCCATCGAGCACCTCACCGCGCTCAACGCTCTCTATCGTCCCGGCCCCATGTCCATGATCGACGACTTCATCGAGCGCAAGTGGGGACGCAGCGAAGTCGCTTACACCGTTCCCGAACTCGAACCGCTCCTCAAAGAGACCCTCGGCGTCATGGTCTACCAGGAGCAGGTCATGCAGATCTCCAACGTCATCGGCGGCTACTCGCTCGGTGGCGCCGACCTCCTCCGCCGCGCGATGGGTAAAAAAGACGCCGCCGAGATGGAGAAGCAGCGCGCCATCTTCCTCGCCGGCGCCACCGAGCGCAAGTTTCCCAAGGCGGCCGCGGGCGAAATCTTTGACCAGATGGCCAAGTTCGCCGGCTACGGCTTCAACAAGTCGCACTCCGCCGCCTACTCGTTGCTCGCCTACCATACCGCCTGGCTCAAGACCCACTACCCGGTCGAGTTCATGGCCGCGCTGCTCACCTCAGAAACCAGCAAGCCCGAAAACGTCGTCAAGTACATCGGCGAGTGCAAGGAGATCAACATCGCCGTCGTCCCGCCCGACGTGCAGGTCTCCGCCGCCAGCTTCACCCCCAAGGGCGACAGCATCGTCTTCGGCCTTGCCGCCATCAAGAACGTCGGCCACAACGCCATCGAGTCCATCATCACCGCACGCAATGAACTCCAGGCAGCAGGGAAGCCCGGCTTCAGTTCTCTCTGGGAGTTCTGCGAAAAGATCGACCTCCGCCTCATGAACAAGCGCGTGCTCGAGTCCCTCTGCAAAGCCGGAGCACTCGACGCCTTCGGTCCACGCGCCCGCGTCTTCGCGGCTCTCGACAAGGCCATCGAACGCGCCCAGAAATCGCAGAAGGACGCCGCCGCCGGCCAGCACGGCCTCTTCGGTATGTTCGACGACCCCGGCCCCGCCAACGCCAGCGAAGACGCGCTTCCACCCGCACCCGACTGGGACGAGCACACCCGCCTCCAGAACGAGAAGGACGTCCTCGGCTTCTTCGTCTCCGGCCACCCCATGGACCGCTACCGCGAAAAGCTCCGCAATATGAAGGTCGTCGACACCGCTACCGCCTGCGAGATGAAGCCCGAGCCCGTCGTCTTCCAGCGCGGCCGCCGCGAAGAGGGAAGTAACGAGATCCAGATCGCCGGCGTCATCACCGGCCTCAAGGTCGCCAAATCCAAACGCTCCGGAGAGATGTACGCCTCCGCCGCGCTCGAAGACACCGTCGGCAAGATCGAGCTTATCGCCTTCCCCGCAGCCTACGAAAAGCTCGCCGAAAAGCTCAAGATCGACGTCCCCGTCCTCGTCCGCGGCTCGCTCCGCGGAGACGAAGACGCCGCCCCCAAGCTCGCCATCAGCGCCATCACAGCGCTCGAAGACGTCAAGATCAAGCTCCCCGAAGCCCTCCGCATCCGCGTCCCGCTGCACAGTCCGGACACCGAGCTCCTGCCGAAACTCCGCGCGATCTTCCAGTCCTCACCCGGCACCGGCAAGCTCATGCTCCGCCTCGAAGAACCCGACCAGTTTCAAGCCGACCTCGAAACCCACGGCCTCAACGTAGCCGCCGACGTAGCCTTCATCGAAAACGTCGAAGCCCTCGTAGGCCGCGGAGCCGTCCAGATCATCGCCTGA
- a CDS encoding DUF3592 domain-containing protein, translating to MNQPRIRCMSFLFGGISKAMRRRKREQKLAAAVQWPTATAKLLKGVLVDKDELAEGTLAQDRQIEFPYYFSLEEGFFSGYVRSTACSEGEARRLEKQVPEGTEVTVRYNPANPDEGCVLVRDNPGLMFGVWEG from the coding sequence ATGAACCAACCTAGAATCCGGTGCATGAGTTTTCTGTTTGGCGGGATATCGAAGGCGATGCGGCGGCGAAAGCGAGAGCAGAAGCTGGCGGCTGCAGTTCAGTGGCCGACGGCGACGGCGAAGCTGCTGAAGGGCGTGCTCGTGGACAAAGACGAACTGGCCGAGGGGACGCTGGCGCAGGACCGGCAGATTGAGTTTCCGTATTACTTTTCGCTGGAGGAAGGGTTCTTCAGCGGCTATGTGCGGAGCACGGCGTGCAGCGAGGGTGAGGCGCGGCGGCTGGAGAAACAGGTGCCTGAAGGGACCGAGGTGACGGTGCGGTATAACCCGGCGAACCCAGATGAGGGATGCGTGCTGGTGCGGGACAATCCGGGGCTGATGTTCGGGGTATGGGAGGGGTGA
- a CDS encoding DoxX family membrane protein — protein MATSPRPAPISISSKDQHLAYILLRLLTGLDFFGHGFARIFTGTHLSGFAQGMVKNMASTPLPPSLTLASGYAIPCTELLIGILLLLGLFTRSALVLALLLMCMLMFGITLKQDWATAGTQLGYGFVLAALLFARPRYDLSWPALFSTLVQR, from the coding sequence ATGGCCACTTCGCCCCGCCCCGCGCCCATCTCCATCTCGAGCAAAGACCAGCACCTCGCCTACATCCTCCTCCGCCTGCTCACCGGCCTCGACTTCTTCGGCCACGGCTTCGCGCGCATCTTCACCGGCACCCACCTCTCCGGCTTCGCGCAAGGCATGGTCAAGAACATGGCGTCCACCCCGCTGCCACCATCACTCACGCTCGCCTCCGGCTACGCCATCCCCTGCACGGAGCTTCTCATCGGCATCCTGCTCCTGCTCGGACTCTTCACCCGCAGCGCCCTCGTTCTCGCGTTGCTCCTCATGTGCATGCTCATGTTCGGCATCACCCTCAAGCAGGACTGGGCCACCGCCGGCACGCAACTCGGTTACGGCTTCGTTCTCGCCGCTCTGCTCTTCGCCCGACCTCGTTACGACCTCTCCTGGCCCGCGCTCTTCTCCACCCTCGTCCAACGCTAA
- a CDS encoding acetyl-CoA carboxylase carboxyltransferase subunit alpha: MAENTAPKSAPPAATVVPEAWVRTEAARHPQRPHPMDYIEALFTDISEIHGDRQFADDATMVSAMARFHGEPVLVVGNRKGRSLKDRITLRFGQPDPEGYRKALRCMKIAEKFGRPVFLFIDLVGAYPGLSAEERGQGEAIARNIREMSRLRVPTIATITGEGGSGGALALAVTDRVLMLENAIYSVITPEGCAAIRWKDAGKKQQAAAALRYTATDVKMLGCVDDVIPEPEGGTHNDPALAISLVNERLIQHLAELKHQTIDDLIAARYNKFRNMAQFYTSVSSV, from the coding sequence ATGGCAGAAAACACGGCTCCAAAATCCGCACCTCCCGCCGCCACAGTCGTCCCGGAGGCCTGGGTCAGAACCGAAGCAGCGCGGCACCCGCAACGACCACACCCGATGGACTACATCGAAGCCCTCTTCACCGATATCAGCGAGATTCACGGTGATCGCCAGTTCGCCGACGACGCCACCATGGTCTCCGCCATGGCCCGTTTCCACGGTGAACCCGTTCTTGTCGTCGGCAACCGCAAGGGCCGCAGCCTCAAAGACCGCATTACCCTCCGCTTCGGCCAGCCCGACCCGGAAGGCTATCGCAAGGCGCTCCGCTGCATGAAGATCGCCGAAAAGTTCGGCCGCCCCGTCTTCCTCTTCATCGACCTCGTCGGCGCCTACCCGGGGCTCAGCGCCGAAGAGCGCGGCCAGGGCGAAGCCATCGCCCGCAACATCCGCGAGATGTCCCGCCTCCGCGTCCCCACCATCGCCACCATCACCGGCGAAGGCGGCTCCGGCGGAGCCCTCGCTCTCGCCGTCACCGACCGCGTCCTCATGCTCGAGAACGCCATCTACTCCGTCATCACCCCCGAGGGCTGTGCCGCTATCCGCTGGAAGGATGCCGGCAAGAAGCAGCAGGCCGCCGCCGCCCTCCGCTACACCGCCACCGATGTCAAAATGCTCGGCTGCGTCGACGATGTCATCCCCGAGCCCGAAGGCGGCACCCACAACGACCCCGCCCTCGCCATCTCCCTCGTCAACGAACGCCTCATCCAGCACCTGGCGGAGCTGAAGCATCAAACCATTGATGACCTCATCGCCGCCCGCTACAACAAGTTCCGCAACATGGCACAGTTCTATACCTCGGTCTCCAGCGTCTAA
- a CDS encoding YdcF family protein: protein MTRRTLFTLIAVLCLVVAGTVTGRMAWFYLSIPSSNTALTHFDTLIVLGNPCNSDGTPGPEQRERVLESVRQYQQGIAPRIIMSGGAAHNQWIEADSMKKLAVSQGVPADAILEDTKAQNTIDNIVNSSAIMVTQGWHSAEVVSSPSHLPRAALILQHYTTIAWRTDASRWPPEYHFAVILAIYASEIKDCWQIHTNGFAARRRPAYAPALSTQTR, encoded by the coding sequence ATGACCCGGCGCACACTCTTCACTCTCATCGCCGTCCTCTGCCTTGTTGTCGCGGGCACTGTCACTGGCCGCATGGCATGGTTCTACCTCTCCATCCCCTCCAGCAACACCGCGCTCACGCACTTTGACACCCTCATCGTCCTCGGCAACCCCTGCAACTCCGACGGCACCCCTGGCCCCGAGCAGCGCGAGCGCGTCCTCGAATCCGTCCGCCAGTACCAGCAGGGAATCGCGCCGCGCATCATCATGTCCGGCGGCGCAGCACACAATCAGTGGATCGAAGCCGACTCCATGAAGAAGCTCGCCGTCTCCCAGGGCGTCCCCGCAGACGCAATCCTCGAAGATACCAAGGCTCAGAACACCATCGACAACATCGTCAACAGCAGCGCCATCATGGTCACGCAGGGCTGGCACTCGGCCGAGGTCGTCAGCTCGCCTTCGCATCTCCCTCGCGCCGCGCTCATCCTCCAGCACTACACCACCATCGCCTGGCGAACCGACGCCTCCCGCTGGCCCCCCGAGTACCACTTCGCCGTCATCCTCGCCATCTACGCCAGCGAGATCAAGGACTGCTGGCAGATCCACACCAACGGCTTCGCCGCCAGACGCAGACCCGCCTACGCCCCCGCGCTTTCAACACAAACTAGGTAG
- a CDS encoding amidinotransferase, translating to MATSTIVSSTSPELFASTPLFTRPTFLMCPPEWYGADYVLNPWMSAGRSGKPHTFSRDLAFAQWKGLHNVLRSVADVRLIHPEPGCPDMVFIGHAGLVHHGVAAVSSFTCTERQPEATYLRRWLAGHGFLLWETPRETAFEGEGDLSFDADGKRLWAAHGVRTCKSSHRHVADAWHLPVHSLHLTDPRFYHLDTCFTPLHDPAGDGGFLLYYPGAFDAASLALIEAAYPAGKRIAVSEADATRMACCALNLGHTVFTGDIGRELAARLFDAGFDVVQLELSEFIKGGGGAKSLTLRLSDLPVTHGAIHP from the coding sequence ATGGCTACGAGCACCATCGTTTCATCCACCTCCCCTGAACTCTTCGCCTCCACGCCTCTCTTCACCCGCCCCACATTCCTCATGTGTCCGCCCGAGTGGTACGGTGCCGACTACGTCCTCAATCCATGGATGAGCGCTGGCCGCTCCGGCAAGCCCCATACCTTCTCCCGCGATCTCGCCTTCGCTCAATGGAAGGGCCTCCACAACGTCCTCCGGTCCGTCGCCGACGTCCGCCTCATCCACCCCGAGCCTGGCTGTCCGGACATGGTCTTCATCGGCCATGCCGGCCTCGTCCACCACGGCGTCGCCGCCGTCTCCAGCTTCACCTGCACCGAGCGACAGCCCGAGGCCACCTACCTCCGCCGCTGGCTCGCCGGCCACGGCTTCCTCCTCTGGGAGACGCCCCGCGAGACCGCCTTCGAGGGCGAGGGCGACCTCTCCTTCGACGCCGACGGCAAGCGCCTCTGGGCCGCCCACGGCGTCCGCACCTGCAAGTCCTCGCACCGCCACGTCGCGGATGCCTGGCACCTGCCCGTGCACTCTCTGCACCTCACCGACCCCCGCTTCTACCACCTCGACACCTGCTTCACCCCGCTCCACGACCCCGCCGGAGACGGCGGCTTCCTGCTCTACTACCCCGGTGCCTTCGACGCCGCCTCCTTGGCGCTCATCGAAGCCGCCTATCCGGCAGGGAAGCGTATCGCCGTCAGCGAAGCCGACGCCACCCGTATGGCCTGCTGCGCCCTCAACCTCGGCCACACCGTCTTCACCGGCGACATCGGCCGCGAGCTAGCCGCCCGTCTCTTCGATGCCGGCTTCGACGTCGTCCAGCTTGAGCTCTCCGAGTTCATCAAGGGCGGCGGCGGCGCCAAGTCCCTCACCCTGCGCCTCAGCGACCTCCCAGTCACCCACGGCGCCATCCACCCCTAA
- a CDS encoding DinB family protein, whose amino-acid sequence MTQDEVLIATVIASWKQVTGRVSASLADATEERLDKQVAPGRNRVRYLIGHLTAINDRLFTGLEIGERLHPELDEAYVANPDRKLPDPVSAEELKKAWFDVTEKLTAAFEALTPAQWLERHTAVSAEDFAKEPLRNRLAMLLGRTNHVALHSGQAVLAK is encoded by the coding sequence ATGACACAGGACGAAGTGCTGATTGCGACGGTGATTGCGAGCTGGAAGCAGGTGACGGGACGGGTGAGCGCGTCGCTTGCGGACGCTACCGAAGAGCGGCTGGATAAGCAGGTGGCGCCGGGACGCAATCGGGTGCGGTATCTGATTGGGCATCTGACGGCCATCAATGACCGGCTGTTTACGGGGCTGGAGATTGGCGAACGGCTGCATCCGGAGCTGGATGAGGCGTATGTGGCGAACCCGGACCGCAAGCTGCCGGACCCGGTGTCGGCGGAGGAGCTGAAGAAGGCGTGGTTTGATGTGACGGAGAAGCTGACGGCAGCGTTTGAGGCTCTGACTCCGGCGCAGTGGCTGGAAAGGCATACGGCGGTTTCTGCGGAGGACTTTGCGAAGGAGCCGCTGCGGAACCGGCTGGCGATGCTGTTGGGCCGGACGAACCATGTGGCGCTGCATTCCGGGCAGGCGGTGCTGGCGAAGTGA
- a CDS encoding CPBP family intramembrane glutamic endopeptidase, producing the protein MNFPPPPPPPGSIRSAPPRSLNFGLFVLAGLWVIAANRLADSAAQGIIASLPINPIAPLLAPAFLLFLLVLGFNAISRLHTHTGSLLAITGLPKRPTQGEEFQRGIALGWAITLIAVLPMMLIGALHPEFWLGPRNWFPTVVSLATIAIGTLAAEVAFRGYLYSRLTAAIGTVAATLVVSFIYAITSLLHPNSTGLSMTVAFFTSILLCIAWQRTHGLWIGWGLHFGWAATTAILLGLPTAGDASLPTLLTTSTSGPDWLSGGAYGPDAAFFTLIVRVFAIIALYRITRDYAWNYTHRPIVSAGYPMDIPPPAAHTAMEQAAAPAPLVQILASTPANPSTMPVIEEHLRSTQPPDSPTE; encoded by the coding sequence ATGAACTTTCCACCCCCGCCACCACCGCCCGGCTCCATCCGCTCCGCCCCGCCGCGCTCTCTCAACTTCGGACTCTTCGTCCTCGCAGGCCTCTGGGTCATCGCCGCCAACCGCCTCGCGGACTCCGCCGCCCAGGGCATCATCGCCAGCCTCCCCATCAACCCCATCGCGCCGCTGCTGGCCCCGGCCTTTCTGCTCTTTCTGCTGGTCCTCGGCTTCAACGCCATCTCCCGGCTGCACACCCACACCGGCTCGCTGCTCGCCATCACCGGCCTGCCCAAGCGCCCCACGCAGGGCGAAGAGTTCCAGCGCGGCATCGCACTCGGTTGGGCCATCACACTCATCGCCGTTCTGCCTATGATGCTCATCGGCGCCCTGCATCCTGAGTTCTGGCTCGGCCCCCGCAACTGGTTTCCCACCGTCGTCTCTCTCGCCACCATCGCCATCGGCACTCTCGCCGCGGAGGTCGCCTTCCGTGGCTACCTCTACTCCCGCCTCACCGCCGCCATCGGCACCGTCGCGGCAACGCTTGTCGTCTCGTTTATCTACGCGATCACCTCGCTGCTGCACCCCAACAGCACCGGCCTCAGCATGACGGTCGCGTTCTTCACCAGCATCCTTCTCTGCATCGCCTGGCAGCGCACGCACGGCCTCTGGATCGGCTGGGGCCTGCACTTCGGCTGGGCCGCCACCACGGCCATCCTGCTCGGCCTGCCCACCGCGGGCGACGCCAGCCTGCCCACGCTCCTCACCACCTCCACCAGCGGCCCCGACTGGCTATCCGGCGGCGCCTACGGCCCTGACGCGGCCTTCTTCACCCTCATCGTCCGCGTCTTCGCCATCATCGCGCTCTACCGCATCACCCGAGACTACGCCTGGAACTACACCCACCGGCCCATCGTCTCCGCCGGCTATCCCATGGACATCCCGCCACCCGCCGCGCACACCGCCATGGAGCAGGCCGCCGCCCCCGCACCGCTCGTCCAGATCCTGGCCTCCACCCCCGCAAACCCCTCCACCATGCCGGTCATCGAAGAGCACCTCCGCTCCACCCAGCCTCCCGACTCGCCCACCGAATAG
- a CDS encoding energy transducer TonB, which yields MKRTMLAILALAPAMLYAQTKSPAQPESTPVLQSSNIQPAVFAVGSSAAAAAATATAPARISTGVIKPVLVHTVPLSQNGILPAGFVRNRNVALRFTVDRTGKPTGIKVVKSAGDATDNEVLAAISGYRYKPATLNGAPIPVDVNLTVNIQ from the coding sequence ATGAAGCGTACTATGTTGGCCATCCTTGCGCTTGCTCCTGCGATGCTCTACGCGCAGACCAAGTCGCCTGCTCAGCCCGAATCTACGCCCGTACTTCAGTCCAGCAACATCCAACCCGCGGTCTTCGCTGTCGGCAGCTCCGCTGCCGCCGCAGCTGCTACCGCCACAGCCCCGGCCCGCATCTCCACCGGCGTTATCAAGCCAGTCCTCGTCCACACGGTCCCGCTCTCGCAGAACGGCATCCTACCCGCCGGCTTCGTGCGCAACCGTAACGTCGCTCTCCGGTTCACGGTCGATCGCACCGGCAAGCCCACCGGCATCAAGGTCGTCAAGTCCGCTGGCGACGCAACCGACAACGAAGTCCTGGCCGCCATCAGCGGGTACCGCTACAAGCCCGCGACCCTCAACGGCGCCCCCATCCCAGTCGACGTCAACCTCACCGTCAACATCCAGTAG